Proteins encoded in a region of the Acidobacteriota bacterium genome:
- a CDS encoding 7-cyano-7-deazaguanine synthase: MTSAVLFSGGLDSAVLLADEAARSDVVWPIHVRTGMAWEPAEARAIERLLSSAPFAARTRPLAALTVDMREVYPATHWAIEGRAPAYDTPDEDVYLEGRNIVLIAKAAVLCARLGAGRLVLGPLAGNPFPDATPEFFRTMAAAMSLGLGRPLEIAAPFSRLHKEDVVRLGVELRVPLELTLSCMQPAGERHCGRCSKCRERQDAFRVAGVADPTDYAAVWTGASHTDDRST; the protein is encoded by the coding sequence ATGACGTCCGCCGTCCTCTTCTCGGGTGGTCTCGACAGCGCCGTGCTGCTCGCCGACGAAGCTGCGCGCTCGGACGTCGTCTGGCCGATTCACGTGCGGACCGGCATGGCGTGGGAGCCGGCGGAAGCACGCGCCATCGAGCGTCTGCTGTCGAGCGCGCCGTTCGCCGCGCGCACGCGGCCGCTGGCGGCGCTCACGGTCGACATGCGCGAGGTCTATCCGGCAACGCACTGGGCGATCGAAGGACGCGCGCCGGCGTACGACACGCCGGACGAAGACGTCTACCTCGAGGGCCGCAACATCGTGCTGATCGCGAAGGCCGCGGTGCTCTGCGCGCGGCTGGGCGCCGGCCGCCTGGTGCTCGGTCCGCTGGCGGGGAACCCGTTTCCCGATGCGACGCCCGAGTTCTTCCGAACGATGGCGGCGGCGATGTCGCTCGGCCTCGGCCGGCCGCTCGAGATCGCGGCGCCGTTCTCGCGCCTGCACAAGGAAGACGTCGTCCGGCTCGGCGTCGAGCTGCGCGTGCCGCTCGAGCTCACGCTGTCGTGCATGCAGCCGGCCGGCGAACGTCATTGCGGCCGGTGCAGCAAGTGCCGCGAGCGGCAGGATGCGTTCCGCGTTGCCGGTGTGGCGGACCCGACCGACTACGCCGCCGTCTGGACCGGCGCGAGCCACACAGACGATCGCTCGACGTGA
- a CDS encoding DUF5615 family PIN-like protein, protein MGTLASELQPFAAAWRSAPRVYVDANVPLGSVTLMRQELGWDVLFVLEDARLRRASDRDHFVRAYELARTLITLDRDFVDDLRFPPSLSPGLIVCSAPDERGIGRILRYVDREVFRAAPSVVQPLRGRKLELTPDVVIQIPKGA, encoded by the coding sequence ATGGGCACCCTCGCATCGGAGCTGCAGCCGTTCGCAGCCGCGTGGCGGTCCGCGCCGCGCGTGTACGTCGACGCCAACGTGCCGCTCGGCAGCGTGACGCTGATGCGGCAGGAGCTCGGGTGGGACGTGCTCTTCGTGCTCGAGGACGCCCGCCTGCGCCGGGCATCCGATCGTGACCACTTCGTACGCGCCTACGAGCTGGCCCGTACGCTCATCACGCTGGATCGCGATTTCGTCGACGACCTGCGGTTTCCGCCGTCGCTGAGCCCCGGGCTGATCGTGTGCTCCGCGCCGGACGAGCGCGGGATCGGCCGGATCCTCCGGTACGTCGATCGCGAGGTGTTTCGCGCGGCACCGAGCGTGGTCCAGCCGTTGCGCGGCCGGAAGCTGGAGCTCACGCCGGACGTCGTGATCCAGATTCCGAAAGGCGCGTGA
- a CDS encoding deoxyhypusine synthase translates to MPHRAPGSPARGPRQYLTGQPITYYRPGGDPAITRLIDQGFQAFNAGRLSEACRIFADKMLAPKNDTTIGLTMAGALTPAGLGGCVIEMIEHGLIDFIISTGANLYHDLHYALNFTLRRGSPFLDDRELYRAGVIRIYDVLFPATVLLETDAYIRDFLVRSGMTGPMSTSEFHYRLGQDLLARRPGCEEHSVVARAAKLGVPIYTSSPGDSSIGMNVAWHELMTGGTLMMDPNLDVNEVCAIILNGKKNGCVILGGGSPKNFYLQGQPTLWEVYGIPKGGNDFFIQLTTDQVVWGGLSGATPSEAVSWGKVNPGVLPDTVVAYCDSTIAFPLFCEYALGSRHGTRKRKNLYAKRQALVAELRRQGAAARPVRPSPSAAPQDRKKTRERRRSAARKPTEPRRS, encoded by the coding sequence GTGCCGCATCGAGCCCCGGGGTCGCCAGCGCGCGGCCCGCGTCAGTACCTCACTGGTCAACCCATCACCTACTACCGGCCAGGCGGTGACCCGGCCATCACCCGGCTGATCGATCAGGGGTTCCAGGCATTCAACGCCGGCCGTCTCTCGGAGGCGTGCCGCATCTTCGCGGACAAGATGCTCGCGCCGAAGAACGACACGACCATCGGCTTGACGATGGCCGGCGCGCTCACGCCGGCCGGGTTGGGCGGCTGCGTGATCGAGATGATCGAGCACGGGCTCATCGACTTCATCATCAGCACGGGGGCGAACCTCTACCACGATCTGCACTACGCGCTGAACTTCACGCTGCGACGCGGCTCGCCGTTCCTCGACGATCGCGAGCTGTACCGCGCCGGGGTGATCCGCATCTACGACGTGCTGTTCCCGGCCACCGTGCTGCTCGAGACGGACGCCTACATTCGCGACTTCCTCGTGCGCTCGGGGATGACCGGCCCGATGTCGACGTCCGAGTTCCACTACCGGCTCGGGCAGGATCTGCTGGCGCGCCGGCCCGGCTGTGAAGAGCACTCGGTCGTGGCGCGCGCCGCGAAGCTCGGCGTGCCCATCTACACCTCGTCGCCCGGCGACAGCTCGATCGGGATGAACGTCGCGTGGCACGAGCTGATGACCGGCGGCACGCTGATGATGGATCCGAACCTCGACGTCAACGAGGTCTGCGCGATCATCCTGAACGGCAAGAAGAACGGCTGCGTGATCCTCGGCGGAGGGTCGCCGAAGAACTTCTACCTGCAGGGACAGCCGACGCTCTGGGAGGTGTACGGCATCCCGAAAGGCGGCAACGACTTCTTCATCCAGTTGACGACGGATCAGGTGGTCTGGGGCGGGCTGTCCGGCGCGACGCCGTCCGAAGCCGTGAGCTGGGGCAAGGTGAATCCCGGCGTGCTGCCCGACACGGTCGTGGCGTACTGCGATTCGACGATCGCGTTTCCGTTGTTCTGTGAGTACGCGCTCGGCAGCCGGCACGGCACGCGCAAGCGCAAGAACCTGTACGCGAAGCGCCAGGCGCTCGTGGCCGAGCTGCGGCGTCAGGGCGCGGCGGCCAGGCCGGTACGGCCGTCGCCGTCGGCCGCGCCGCAGGATCGCAAGAAGACGCGGGAGAGGCGCCGCTCGGCGGCGCGGAAGCCGACCGAGCCCCGTCGTTCGTGA
- a CDS encoding enoyl-ACP reductase: MADHVGVVVGVANRRSISWAIASAAAAAGARVALTFQNARLEENVRELAGTLADPLLLPCDVTNDAELDALFEAVDRRYGRLDFLVHGAAFADREDLARPFVETSREGFRKALDVSAYSLVALARRAAPLMERQQSGSILTLSYLGAERVFPNYNVMGVAKAALESSVRYLAADLGARNIRVNAISAGPIKTLAASGIAGFSSILQTYRDRAPLRRTVEAEEVADAAVFLLSPAGRAVTGEVLIVDGGYHAMGV; encoded by the coding sequence CTGGCCGACCACGTCGGCGTGGTCGTGGGGGTCGCCAACAGGCGATCGATTTCGTGGGCGATTGCCAGCGCCGCGGCGGCCGCGGGCGCGCGCGTGGCGCTCACGTTCCAGAACGCACGTCTGGAAGAGAACGTCCGCGAGCTCGCGGGCACGCTCGCGGATCCGCTCCTTCTTCCATGCGACGTCACGAACGACGCCGAGCTCGACGCGCTGTTCGAGGCCGTCGATCGCCGCTACGGACGTCTCGACTTCCTCGTGCACGGGGCGGCGTTCGCCGATCGCGAGGATCTCGCCAGGCCGTTCGTCGAGACGTCGCGGGAAGGCTTCCGCAAGGCGCTCGACGTCAGCGCGTACTCGCTCGTCGCCCTGGCGCGGCGCGCGGCCCCGCTCATGGAGCGGCAGCAGAGCGGCAGCATCCTGACGCTCAGCTATCTGGGCGCTGAGCGCGTGTTCCCCAACTACAACGTCATGGGCGTCGCGAAAGCCGCGCTCGAATCGTCGGTCCGTTACCTCGCCGCGGATCTCGGCGCCCGCAACATCCGCGTCAACGCGATCTCGGCCGGGCCGATCAAGACGCTCGCCGCATCCGGCATCGCCGGGTTCTCGTCGATCCTGCAGACGTACCGGGATCGCGCGCCGCTCAGGCGCACGGTCGAGGCCGAGGAAGTCGCCGACGCCGCGGTGTTCCTGCTGAGTCCGGCCGGCCGTGCCGTCACGGGCGAGGTCCTGATCGTGGACGGCGGCTATCACGCCATGGGCGTCTGA
- a CDS encoding PDZ domain-containing protein: MRRARVRRVAPLLIVAAAMAAPMRGAAGQDWKQSLRASFELVWTTVNETFYDPSFGGLDWPAVRAELDPKLEAADTPEAARDVIRAMIERLGRSHFTLITGGSAGRSWPGAAVVSIDFRMSDGGTLVTRVDPSSSAFRAGLQAGDVLLSIDGQPVPGASAPLPAGRRERLILWQDVYRRLHGAPASVVEMTRRTPHGDVETIAVQRELDRGEVVSLGNLPALPVRIDVTEARTPAGRRAGVIGFTAWMAAIAQPFADAVDRFRQADGIVLDLRGNPGGLADMIRGIAGHFVATPVLLGRVQMRGVELELRANPRRSTSDGRRVEPYGGPVALLVDDMTASASECFAGGMQSLGRVRVFGTRTAGQALPASTRQLPNGDVLMYAVGDFVTSTGARLEGVGVVPDEEIPLTPEGLAGGRDPALAAALAWLDSAANGR; this comes from the coding sequence GTGAGGCGCGCCCGCGTCCGCCGCGTCGCGCCTCTTCTGATCGTCGCCGCGGCGATGGCGGCGCCGATGCGCGGCGCCGCTGGCCAGGACTGGAAACAGTCTCTCCGGGCATCGTTCGAGCTCGTCTGGACGACGGTGAACGAGACGTTCTACGACCCGTCGTTCGGCGGCCTGGACTGGCCGGCCGTGCGCGCGGAGCTCGACCCGAAGCTCGAAGCGGCCGATACGCCCGAGGCGGCGCGGGACGTCATTCGCGCGATGATCGAGCGGCTCGGCCGGTCGCACTTCACGCTCATCACCGGTGGATCGGCGGGCAGATCCTGGCCGGGTGCCGCGGTGGTGTCGATCGACTTCCGGATGAGCGATGGCGGGACGCTCGTCACGCGCGTCGATCCGTCGTCGTCGGCCTTCCGTGCCGGGCTGCAGGCGGGCGACGTGCTGCTGTCGATCGATGGCCAGCCCGTGCCGGGCGCGTCCGCGCCGTTGCCGGCCGGTCGGCGAGAGCGGCTGATCCTCTGGCAGGACGTGTATCGGCGGCTTCACGGCGCGCCAGCCTCCGTCGTCGAGATGACCCGCCGGACGCCGCATGGCGACGTCGAGACGATTGCGGTTCAGCGCGAGCTGGATCGCGGCGAGGTCGTATCGCTCGGCAATCTGCCGGCGCTGCCGGTCAGGATCGACGTGACCGAGGCGCGAACGCCGGCAGGACGCCGGGCCGGCGTGATCGGGTTCACGGCATGGATGGCGGCCATCGCCCAGCCGTTCGCGGATGCCGTCGATCGGTTCCGGCAGGCCGACGGCATCGTGCTGGATCTCAGGGGCAATCCCGGTGGGCTGGCCGACATGATCCGGGGGATAGCCGGGCACTTCGTCGCGACGCCGGTGCTGCTCGGCCGCGTGCAGATGCGCGGCGTGGAGCTGGAGCTTCGGGCGAACCCGAGGCGATCGACGAGCGACGGCCGCCGCGTCGAGCCTTACGGCGGGCCCGTGGCGCTGCTCGTGGACGACATGACGGCGAGCGCGTCCGAGTGTTTCGCGGGCGGGATGCAGAGCCTCGGCCGCGTGCGGGTGTTCGGGACGCGAACCGCCGGGCAGGCGCTGCCGGCGTCGACGCGTCAGTTGCCGAATGGCGACGTGCTGATGTACGCGGTTGGCGATTTCGTGACGTCCACCGGCGCGCGGCTCGAGGGCGTCGGCGTGGTACCCGACGAGGAGATCCCCCTCACGCCGGAGGGCCTGGCCGGCGGCCGCGATCCCGCGCTGGCGGCGGCGCTGGCGTGGCTGGATTCGGCGGCGAACGGCCGGTGA